One region of Danio aesculapii chromosome 7, fDanAes4.1, whole genome shotgun sequence genomic DNA includes:
- the kcng4b gene encoding potassium voltage-gated channel subfamily G member 4, whose translation MPIISNANHDFSNLSVSTDDSSLDLFFTEIPETETIKGVYFQRAQRLCGISTLRDVDHSKLALINVGGDRYTFPWSTLDEFPLSRLGQLRHCSSPDDIAQLCDDYDEARREFFFDRSSIAFRVILNFLAAGKLRLLRQVCAVSLSDELTYWGIDPVHMERCCRRKLLSRVEDVAEKKRKEDERKQKRHALQRPLAQDKGYIRLMNRLQEIVENPHSGWPGKLFACFSVVMIAVTVISLCISTMPDHESKGECSEKCRNIFIVETVCVAWFSMEFLLRFLQAESKMQFLRNPLNVIDVIAILPYYISLVVDSEDTSDEAELNGAGTSHGYLDKLGLILRVMRALRILYVMRLARHSLGLQTLGLTMQRSMREFGLLLLFLLVAVALFSPLVHLAEKEFSKGKATGPNSFSSIPASYWWAIISMTTVGYGDMVPYSIPGQVVAFSSILSGILIMAFPATSIFHVFSRSYHELKREQEMIYKEERVAILDATAKEDAQRLLKRDSFSWAIANRNSLRKDNGTTAIQPTLTAAACCNDI comes from the exons ATGCCCATCATCAGCAATGCTAACCACGACTTTAGCAATCTTTCGGTCAGCACAGACGACAGCAGTCTTGACTTGTTCTTCACTGAAATCCCAGAGACTGAAACCATCAAAGGCGTGTACTTTCAGCGGGCCCAGCGATTATGTGGGATCTCCACCCTGAGAGACGTAGATCACAGTAAACTAGCCCTCATTAATGTTGGAGGGGATCGCTACACGTTCCCCTGGAGCACACTGGATGAGTTCCCCCTCTCTCGGCTGGGACAGCTGCGTCACTGCAGCAGCCCGGATGATATCGCCCAGCTCTGTGACGACTATGACGAGGCCCGACGGGAGTTTTTCTTCGACCGCAGCTCAATAGCCTTCAGGGTCATCCTAAACTTTCTGGCCGCAGGGAAACTGAGACTGCTGCGGCAGGTCTGTGCTGTGTCGCTGTCGGATGAACTCACATACTGGGGCATCGACCCTGTTCATATGGAGCGCTGCTGCCGGCGTAAGCTGCTGTCTCGTGTGGAGGATGTGGCAGAGAAGAAGAGGAAGGAGGatgagaggaagcagaagaggcaTGCCCTACAGAGGCCTCTAGCGCAGGACAAGGGCTACATCCGGCTCATGAATCGACTGCAGGAGATAGTGGAAAACCCTCATTCCGGCTGGCCCGGGAAGCTCTTTGCATGTTTCTCTGTGGTCATGATTGCAGTGACGGTTATCAGCTTGTGTATCAGCACCATGCCTGATCACGAAAGCAAG gGTGAATGCTCAGAAAAGTGCCGCAACATATTCATTGTGGAAACGGTGTGTGTGGCCTGGTTCTCCATGGAGTTTTTGTTGCGGTTCCTGCAGGCTGAAAGCAAAATGCAGTTTCTTCGAAATCCACTTAATGTTATCGATGTCATAGCCATTCTACCATACTACATTTCTTTGGTTGTCGATAGCGAAGATACTTCTGATGAAGCTGAGCTTAATGGTGCCGGGACAAGTCATGGATATTTAGATAAACTGGGTTTAATACTGCGGGTCATGCGGGCCCTGCGAATCCTCTATGTAATGCGACTGGCAAGACACTCATTGGGCCTTCAGACGCTTGGTCTTACAATGCAGCGAAGCATGCGAGAGTTTGGACTCCTGCTACTTTTCCTCCTCGTTGCTGTGGCTTTATTCTCACCTCTTGTCCACTTAGCAGAGAAGGAATTCAGCAAGGGCAAAGCCACTGGTCCCAATAGCTTTAGCAGCATCCCTGCGTCCTATTGGTGGGCAATCATATCCATGACCACGGTCGGCTATGGTGACATGGTGCCATACAGTATACCTGGCCAGGTTGTGGCCTTTAGCAGCATATTGAGTGGTATTCTCATTATGGCTTTTCCAGCAACATCCATCTTCCATGTTTTCTCTCGTTCATATCACGAACTGAAGCGTGAACAAGAAATGATTTATAAAGAAGAGCGAGTGGCCATCCTGGATGCCACTGCTAAAGAGGATGCCCAGAGACTCCTGAAGAGAGACTCTTTTTCTTGGGCCATTGCTAACAGAAATAGCCTACGTAAGGACAATGGCACAACTGCCATTCAGCCAACCCTCACTGCTGCTGCATGCTGCAATGACATCTGA
- the LOC130232951 gene encoding beta-1,3-galactosyltransferase 2-like, with product MVQDGEDLSHGQSIWGRKSLRSLGVFMVLLVLCLCYYILPYEFSDAWTSTVRLFIKDNNVSLTTPSAVTTQEPWKPPEPYCVAYPAKYHFIVNEPEKCQKENPFVVLLIPVAPSNKAARDAVRSTWGTERLVGDKVVTLLFLLGVSTSEDSQKLHEDLWKESEQYHDIVQSDFWDSYYNLTIKTMVMMEWLTAYCQNASYVMKVDSDIFLNVKNLVSLLQSAPKQNYMSGLVARGAVVLRNPDSKWYLPKTTYAPDFYPPYALGLGYVFSIDLSQKLVEAAQLVKPVYIEDVFLGLCMQHLGIGLTNPPNGGLFNVFPVDYNRCHYSKLIATTTRSLNDQVEFWKKLQKPGPYC from the exons ATGGTGCAGGACGGCGAAGATCTAAG CCATGGACAATCAATCTGGGGACGCAAATCTCTTCGCTCACTTGGCGTTTTTATGGTTCTGCTGGTCCTGTGCCTGTGTTACTACATCCTCCCCTATGAATTTTCAGATGCCTGGACATCGACagttagattatttattaaagacaaCAATGTTTCATTGACTACACCATCAGCAGTGACTACCCAAGAACCGTGGAAGCCTCCAGAACCCTATTGTGTGGCTTACCCAGCAAAGTATCATTTCATCGTGAATGAACCAGAGAAGTGCCAGAAGGAAAACCCATTTGTGGTGTTGTTAATACCAGTCGCTCCCAGCAACAAGGCTGCACGGGATGCCGTCCGTTCAACGTGGGGTACAGAGAGGTTAGTGGGGGACAAGGTGGTGACCTTATTATTCCTACTAGGTGTCTCCACTTCAGAAGATAGCCAAAAGCTTCATGAAGATCTGTGGAAGGAAAGCGAGCAGTATCATGACATTGTGCAAAGTGATTTCTGGGACAGTTACTACAATCTCACCATTAAGACAATGGTAATGATGGAATGGCTGACTGCTTACTGCCAGAACGCCTCGTACGTAATGAAGGTTGACTCTGATATTTTCCTCAATGTGAAAAACCTAGTGAGCCTGCTTCAGTCAGCACCAAAGCAGAACTATATGAGTGGACTCGTGGCTAGAGGAGCGGTGGTATTGAGAAACCCCGATTCTAAATGGTACCTTCCGAAAACAACATACGCCCCAGATTTTTATCCCCCCTATGCTCTGGGCTTAGGATATGTCTTCTCTATAGACCTGTCACAGAAACTTGTTGAAGCTGCCCAACTTGTTAAACCGGTTTACATAGAAGATGTATTCCTGGGGTTGTGCATGCAGCATTTAGGAATTGGTCTAACCAATCCACCCAATGGAGGTCTTTTCAATGTATTCCCTGTGGACTACAACCGATGTCACTATTCAAAACTCATTGCCACAACAACACGTAGCTTGAATGACCAAGTTGAGTTTTGGAAAAAATTACAGAAGCCTGGTCCATACTGCTAA